A window from Mangifera indica cultivar Alphonso chromosome 2, CATAS_Mindica_2.1, whole genome shotgun sequence encodes these proteins:
- the LOC123209457 gene encoding E3 ubiquitin-protein ligase PUB24-like, with product MDQTEVPQYFLCPISLQIMEDPVTTITGISYDRESIEQWFKTAKEITCPVTKQPLPGDSELTSNHTLRRLIQAWCAQNAINGVERITTPKAPPSKGYLLKLVRDLQVDHLCLRTLQKMEALATESERSRKSIGIPVVVKALVGLIKRCYNDRKTACVEEALKIFCLVWIPSDENKVIVKNNSEFIDSLTWMLQLESENHAALKTNAMLILKTVSEVATTELLEGLGLEFFQKIISLLRENISQQATKSALNILIEACPWRRNREKIIEANAVFELIELELGKPEKNITELIFNLLAQLCSCADGRFQFLRHAGAIAMVAKRILRVSPATDDRGVHILAYICKFSGRKEVLSEMLKVGAVTKLCMLTQADCAKYLKDKATEILKLQSNIWNNSPCIQVYLLTRYQR from the coding sequence ATGGATCAAACTGAAGTACCTCAATATTTTCTCTGTCCCATATCTCTGCAAATCATGGAAGATCCTGTAACAACTATTACAGGAATTTCATATGATCGGGAAAGCATTGAGCAATGGTTTAAGACAGCCAAGGAGATAACATGCCCAGTAACGAAGCAGCCTTTGCCAGGAGACTCTGAATTGACTTCAAATCACACGTTACGCCGCCTGATCCAAGCATGGTGCGCACAAAATGCAATAAATGGTGTTGAAAGAATTACAACACCTAAGGCTCCTCCAAGCAAGGGTTACCTCCTTAAACTTGTTCGCGATCTTCAAGTTGATCATTTGTGTCTAAGGACTTTGCAGAAAATGGAAGCCCTTGCAACAGAAAGTGAAAGGAGCCGGAAAAGCATCGGAATTCCAGTTGTGGTTAAAGCTTTGGTTGGTTTGATTAAAAGATGTTATAATGATCGGAAAACAGCTTGTGTTGAAGAAGCTTTGAAGATTTTTTGTCTTGTTTGGATTCCATCTGATGAAAACAAggttattgtaaaaaataacaGCGAATTCATCGACTCGTTGACATGGATGCTGCAATTGGAGAGCGAAAATCATGCAGCTTTGAAGACAAATGCAATGTTAATCCTGAAAACAGTTTCAGAAGTTGCAACAACAGAACTGTTGGAGGGTTTAGGCCTGGaattttttcagaaaataataagtttattgCGAGAGAATATCTCCCAACAAGCAACTAAATCAGCCTTGAATATCTTGATAGAAGCATGTCCATGGAGGAGAAACagagagaaaattattgaaGCAAATGCAGTTTTCGAACTCATTGAACTTGAACTAGGAAAGCCGGAAAAGAACATAACGGAGctcatttttaatcttttagcGCAACTATGTTCGTGTGCTGATGGGAGATTTCAGTTTCTGAGGCATGCGGGAGCCATTGCTATGGTGGCAAAAAGGATCCTTAGAGTTTCTCCAGCTACAGATGATCGAGGAGTTCATATACTGgcatatatatgtaaattttctGGGAGAAAAGAAGTTCTTTCAGAGATGTTAAAGGTCGGGGCTGTGACAAAACTTTGCATGCTGACTCAAGCAGATTGTGCAAAATACTTGAAAGATAAAGCAACAGAGATCCTTAAGTTGCAATCCAATATATGGAACAATTCTCCTTGCATACAAGTGTATCTGTTAACCAGATATCAGAGgtaa
- the LOC123208987 gene encoding BEL1-like homeodomain protein 1: MATYFHGNSEIQASDGIQTLYLMNPNYGTYSDTTILFNPAGNSLSPSIVSLAPPSSNHHLPLVGVPLPSPSSHTTEDINNRSSFHGVFSGVQPDLWASIEQNSAPNHPQIVTLANPGDDSEVELRRPVASSCRQGLSLSLSSQQGVYNRPTNVEVDMQGRGQVGLTRVSENSPSSVSVVSNAVSIIPSVVLGSKYLKPAQALLDEVVNVGNMIFDSTQASKEKMKLHKETTVLTEEGSNGDESKSAKIAAELTTAQRQDLQIKKGKLVTMLDEVEQRYRQYHLQMQLVVSSFEQMAGFGSAKSYTSLALRTISKQFRCLKDAISGQIKAISKKLGEEDFLGGKFATSRLKYVDHQIRQQRALQQLGMMQHNAWRPQRGLPERAVSVLRAWLFEHFLHPYPKDSDKLVLAKQTGLTRSQVSNWFINARVRLWKPMVEEMYLEEMKEQQQNSFEENESRPNEQKETFKLEQEKSFHGKAGKSTYQNASPTKLSNSTISTSPMGGTLHPKTGFNLIGSSDLDGIDKRTAKKPSSAHDMHSSIEMEMKQGDTSREISGNNKFGGERLNKDGYSLITNTTDHGGAFGTYTMGEMERFNPDRQLASIFHGNGFSLTLGLPHGENQQNLLSSQNIQLGRGLELGRSESDNFCGINSPQSSHSNAGFENIDIQSRKRFAVQLLPDFFT, from the exons ATGGCAACGTACTTTCATGGTAACTCAGAAATCCAAGCTTCTGATGGGATCCAAACCCTCTATCTTATGAACCCAAACTACGGAACCTATTCTGACACAACAATCCTATTCAACCCCGCCGGTAACTCGCTAAGCCCCTCAATCGTATCCCTCGCACCGCCGTCTAGCAACCATCATCTTCCTCTTGTCGGTGTACCACTTCCTTCGCCATCCTCCCACACCACTGAGGATATCAACAATCGTTCATCTTTTCATGGGGTTTTCTCTGGTGTCCAACCAGATTTATGGGCTTCGATCGAACAGAATTCAGCCCCTAACCACccacagattgtcactttggcCAATCCAGGCGATGACAGTGAGGTGGAGTTGCGGCGGCCTGTAGCTTCGTCTTGCAGGCAAGGGTTGTCACTAAGCCTTTCTTCACAGCAAGGAGTTTATAATAGGCCAACTAATGTTGAAGTTGATATGCAAGGTCGAGGACAAGTTGGTCTAACGAGGGTATCTGAGAATTCTCCTTCATCGGTTTCTGTTGTTTCGAATGCAGTTTCAATTATCCCAAGTGTTGTTTTGGGATCTAAGTACTTGAAGCCTGCACAGGCGCTTCTTGATGAGGTTGTTAATGTTGGCAATATGATATTTGACTCCACCCAAGCGAGCAAAGAGAAGATGAAATTACACAAAGAAACCACGGTTTTGACCGAAGAAGGGTCAAACGGTGACGAAAGTAAAAGTGCTAAGATTGCAGCCGAGTTAACAACAGCCCAGAGACAAGATCTTCAAATAAAGAAGGGAAAACTTGTTACCATGCTCGACGAg GTTGAGCAAAGATATAGGCAGTACCACCTTCAAATGCAATTAGTGGTGTCCTCATTCGAGCAGATGGCAGGTTTTGGTTCAGCAAAATCCTACACGTCTCTGGCTTTGCGGACAATCTCAAAGCAATTCCGGTGTCTTAAGGATGCAATTTCTGGACAAATCAAAGCCATAAGCAAGAAACTGGGTGAAGAAGATTTCTTAGGAGGAAAATTTGCAACATCCAGACTCAAATATGTTGATCATCAGATTCGGCAACAACGAGCTCTACAACAGTTGGGAATGATGCAGCATAATGCTTGGAGACCTCAGAGAGGATTGCCTGAGCGAGCCGTTTCAGTTCTTCGTGCTTGGCTCTTCGAACACTTCCTTCACCC GTACCCTAAAGATTCAGATAAACTAGTTCTCGCCAAACAAACAGGGCTTACCAGGAGCCAG GTGTCTAATTGGTTTATCAATGCTCGAGTTCGTCTCTGGAAGCCAATGGTGGAAGAAATGTACTTGGAAGAAATGAAGGAACAACAACAAAATAGTTTTGAGGAGAATGAGAGCAGACCCAATGAGCAGAAGGAGACATTTAAACTGGAGCAAGAAAAATCATTCCATGGGAAAGCAGGAAAATCAACCTATCAAAATGCTTCTCCTACTAAACTTTCAAACTCAACAATATCGACGTCCCCAATGGGGGGAACTCTTCACCCAAAAACTGGATTCAATCTCATTGGATCTTCTGACCTTGATGGGATTGATAAAAGAACTGCAAAGAAACCAAGTAGTGCTCATGACATGCATAGCTCAATCGAGATGGAAATGAAACAAGGTGACACAAGCAGGGAGATTAGTGGGAATAATAAGTTTGGTGGTGAAAGGCTGAACAAAGATGGGTACTCGTTAATAACAAACACAACTGATCATGGTGGTGCTTTTGGAACTTACACAATGGGAGAGATGGAAAGGTTTAATCCAGATCGTCAACTGGCTTCAATATTTCATGGAAATGGTTTTTCACTAACGCTGGGTCTTCCACATGGTGAAAACCAACAAAATCTACTCTCCAGCCAGAATATTCAGTTGGGAAGAGGGCTTGAATTAGGAAGAAGCGAGTCTGATAATTTCTGTGGCATTAACTCCCCACAATCTTCTCATTCTAATGCTGGTTTTGAAAACATTGATATTCAAAGCAGAAAGAGGTTTGCCGTCCAATTGTTGCCAGATTTTTTTACCTAA